One genomic segment of Candidatus Paceibacterota bacterium includes these proteins:
- a CDS encoding Sir2 family NAD-dependent protein deacetylase — MKLAELLRGSRKMLLFTGAGISTGSGIPDFRGPDGVWKRRQPVYYHDFMRSEAARIEHWDFKLEGWEAFRDARPNATHEAIARLDRAGKVQAVVTQNIDDLHARAGTTAERLIELHGTNRLVECQTCGRRSDPAAHFEYFRKTHLPPVCECGGFLKPATISFGQNLRNEDLDRAEAAARAADLVVALGSTLSVHPAADIPLVAANRGMPYVIINRGPTDHDELPEVTLRLEGDVGEILPPAVTEALA, encoded by the coding sequence ATGAAACTTGCTGAACTGCTGCGTGGTTCGAGGAAGATGCTGCTCTTCACCGGCGCGGGCATCTCCACCGGCAGCGGCATTCCCGATTTTCGCGGGCCGGATGGGGTTTGGAAACGCCGCCAGCCGGTTTACTACCATGATTTCATGCGCTCGGAAGCGGCGCGCATCGAGCACTGGGATTTCAAGCTGGAGGGATGGGAGGCCTTTCGGGACGCGCGCCCGAACGCCACGCACGAAGCCATCGCGCGCCTTGATCGGGCGGGCAAGGTGCAGGCGGTGGTGACGCAGAATATAGACGACCTGCACGCGCGGGCCGGCACGACCGCGGAGCGGTTGATCGAACTGCACGGCACGAACCGCCTCGTCGAATGCCAAACCTGCGGTCGGCGCTCGGACCCCGCGGCGCACTTCGAGTATTTCCGCAAGACGCACCTCCCGCCGGTCTGCGAATGCGGCGGCTTCCTCAAACCAGCCACCATCAGCTTTGGCCAGAACCTGCGCAACGAAGACCTGGACCGGGCGGAAGCTGCCGCCAGGGCTGCCGACTTGGTGGTGGCGCTGGGTTCGACGCTGTCGGTTCATCCTGCCGCGGACATTCCGTTGGTGGCGGCCAACCGGGGCATGCCATATGTCATCATCAATCGCGGCCCGACCGACCACGATGAGTTGCCGGAGGTCACCCTGCGTCTGGAAGGAGATGTGGGGGAAATTCTACCGCCGGCAGTAACAGAGGCACTGGCTTAA
- a CDS encoding DUF4838 domain-containing protein — MTAARPNMNAYCPASLTRRRFLEVLAGGLVLGETAIADAASRGLGEPVFRTRGVVLTVEDLTLADWPKRAKAAGVNTIALHAPRSARLLADYIRSKPGRKFLASCRRLGLAVEYELHAMQDLLPREYFDRAPRLYRMDDKGKRVREWNLCVHSDPAMQIVADNAVALAQTLRPTTGRYFYWGDDGCPWCRCPECVGLSDSDQALLVENRILEALRKVDAKAQVAHLAYHNTLPPPRQVKPASGIFLEFAPIHRRYDVPFERADDPKTREQFEMLDANLEVFGAASAQCLEYWLDASLFSKWKKPAIRVPFDPQVLSADLDTYGRRGIRHVTTFAVYIDSDYVARHGEPPLKQYGQQLCQWTLQK, encoded by the coding sequence ATGACTGCGGCCCGGCCCAACATGAACGCGTATTGCCCGGCGTCTCTTACCCGGCGGCGGTTTCTGGAAGTTTTAGCAGGCGGTTTGGTGCTGGGAGAAACCGCCATTGCCGATGCCGCCAGCCGAGGCCTCGGGGAGCCCGTTTTCCGCACGCGGGGCGTGGTCCTCACGGTCGAGGATTTAACTCTCGCCGATTGGCCAAAGCGGGCGAAGGCGGCGGGGGTAAACACTATTGCGCTACATGCGCCGAGGTCGGCGCGCCTGCTGGCCGATTACATCCGCTCGAAGCCGGGCCGAAAGTTCCTCGCAAGCTGCCGCCGACTCGGCTTGGCCGTGGAGTACGAGCTGCACGCCATGCAGGATTTGCTGCCGCGAGAGTACTTTGACCGCGCTCCCCGGCTTTACCGCATGGACGACAAGGGGAAGCGGGTGCGTGAATGGAACTTGTGCGTTCACTCAGATCCGGCGATGCAAATCGTGGCCGACAACGCCGTCGCCCTGGCGCAGACGCTTCGCCCCACCACCGGCCGCTACTTCTACTGGGGCGACGATGGTTGCCCGTGGTGCCGCTGTCCGGAATGTGTCGGCCTGAGCGATAGCGACCAGGCGCTCCTCGTCGAGAATCGCATTCTGGAGGCTCTCCGCAAAGTGGATGCCAAGGCCCAGGTCGCTCACCTTGCGTATCACAACACGCTACCTCCTCCCAGGCAGGTTAAACCTGCGTCGGGGATCTTCCTCGAATTCGCCCCCATCCATCGCCGCTATGACGTGCCGTTCGAGCGGGCCGACGACCCCAAAACCCGGGAGCAGTTCGAAATGCTGGACGCCAACCTAGAGGTGTTTGGCGCGGCGAGCGCGCAATGCCTCGAATACTGGCTCGATGCCTCGTTGTTCTCCAAGTGGAAGAAGCCCGCCATCAGAGTGCCGTTTGATCCGCAAGTGCTGTCTGCCGATCTGGACACCTACGGCCGCCGCGGCATACGGCACGTGACCACTTTCGCCGTCTATATTGACAGCGATTACGTCGCGCGTCATGGCGAGCCGCCGCTCAAGCAATACGGTCAACAACTTTGTCAATGGACACTCCAGAAATGA
- a CDS encoding Dabb family protein, translated as MKAFTTILIAFLTMALVTNARAADKLQHVVCFKFKSTATAQDIGKVEAAFQALKKSIPQIAAFEWGTNVSKEKKDKGFTHCFILTFKSQADLDNYLPHPEHKAFGKLVGPLLDDVFVMDFWSKK; from the coding sequence ATGAAAGCATTCACCACAATTCTAATCGCATTTCTCACTATGGCGCTGGTTACGAATGCCCGCGCTGCCGACAAATTGCAGCACGTTGTCTGCTTTAAGTTCAAGAGCACCGCCACGGCGCAGGACATCGGCAAAGTCGAGGCGGCGTTCCAAGCGCTGAAAAAGAGCATTCCCCAGATCGCGGCCTTCGAATGGGGCACCAACGTCAGCAAAGAGAAGAAGGATAAGGGCTTCACGCACTGCTTCATCCTGACGTTCAAGAGCCAGGCGGACCTCGACAACTACCTGCCCCACCCCGAGCACAAGGCTTTCGGCAAGCTGGTCGGCCCGCTGCTGGATGACGTGTTTGTCATGGATTTCTGGTCAAAGAAATGA
- a CDS encoding alpha-amylase family glycosyl hydrolase: MKRTAKFWPGAVGASLNFALTLLALAARADQTPEFWQSQSIYHVVTDRFFDGDSSNNNAEGSYNPGGSSGTSVHGGDFKGLEQKLDYIKSLGATAIWISPIVLNANGEFHGYAGRDFYQVGPHWGTLADLQQFTAAAHARGLLVINDVIVNHGGDLIGSSEGNYFNSFKTPPAGYNLRHWSSKQYPAPFNTNAANPNLTDLFHNNGLIHDYGNQDQAELGELSGLDDFNTESDYVRARMVEIYRYWIGQAGFDGFRVDTVKHVEMGFWQTWCPAIHAWAATNGKPNFFMFGEILDGSNAKCGSYTGTQGGGPFKLDSVLDYPLYFAVNNVFATASGSTSQIESRYAALAANYDASARNRLVTFLDNHDQERFLSSGKANNNTERLKVALAFLYTARGIPCLYYGTEQAFNGGNDPYDREDMFDGQFEQGPSLGDNFNMAHPLFQWVARLNNFRRLYPALLTGSHVNLWNDPDGPGLFAYARRLGTQEVLVVLNTATSSQTLPARSTVYPAGTTLVNLLDTNETTTVTAGPQTPSISVPGMSAKLFLAESQWALLDPVVTSITPAHDSTDAATVAPVVIRFSQPMSTGSVVSAFSTLPAVSGAFSWSSANDTLTFTPAGAGFPAQTFVTVRLAATAQGAESGKAFHAGFEARYRTGTSTYIDLTPPTVLIQTPTNESLVGGNLTVTGTAADNFAVQKVEVRLDTNAWVLASGTNTWSCLLSTSNFLNGSHLLAVRAADSSGNISATNSVNVRFLNVPGDYLQRISGGNSSNVTDCAGNVWMRDQAYSVGSCGHLGGTTGVLVNTISGVCAAAQSLYQRERYSTSSEGFYYQFDCPVGTYEVTMLEAETYWSSAGQRVFDAYIQGRQVLTDFDIYATAGGMNLPLTLVFTNAVTNAQLKVLFTPVVDNARVSGIQVRKLADLYSGNDSIPDWWRLAFFDHAIGQAEDFSRAGDDADGDGLSNLAEFVAGTNPRDDTSSFKITGFVQAAGEAQLAWTARAGRTYQLLQSDGLGESATWSNFGAALAGVDGVLTQAVGAATGASRFFRVQVR; encoded by the coding sequence TTGAAGCGAACTGCCAAATTCTGGCCGGGCGCCGTTGGGGCAAGCCTCAACTTCGCGCTGACCTTGCTCGCCTTGGCTGCGAGAGCGGACCAAACCCCTGAGTTTTGGCAGAGTCAGAGCATCTACCACGTTGTCACGGACCGATTCTTCGACGGCGATTCCTCCAATAACAACGCGGAGGGCAGTTACAATCCCGGCGGCAGCTCTGGCACGTCGGTGCATGGTGGCGATTTCAAGGGCCTGGAACAAAAGCTCGACTATATCAAGTCACTCGGCGCCACCGCGATCTGGATTTCCCCCATCGTGCTTAACGCCAACGGCGAATTTCACGGTTACGCCGGGCGTGACTTCTACCAAGTGGGACCGCATTGGGGCACGCTGGCGGACTTGCAGCAGTTCACGGCCGCCGCCCACGCCCGTGGATTGCTGGTCATTAACGACGTCATCGTCAACCACGGTGGAGACCTGATCGGCAGTTCCGAAGGAAACTACTTCAACAGCTTCAAGACGCCGCCGGCTGGCTACAATCTGCGCCATTGGAGCTCCAAACAATACCCCGCCCCCTTCAACACCAACGCCGCCAATCCAAACCTCACCGATCTGTTTCACAACAACGGCCTTATCCATGACTACGGCAACCAGGACCAGGCTGAACTCGGCGAGCTCAGCGGTTTGGACGATTTCAACACCGAATCGGACTACGTGCGTGCGCGCATGGTGGAGATTTACCGGTACTGGATCGGGCAGGCCGGGTTCGACGGCTTCCGGGTGGATACCGTCAAGCACGTCGAGATGGGCTTTTGGCAAACATGGTGCCCGGCGATACATGCCTGGGCCGCAACCAATGGGAAACCAAACTTCTTCATGTTCGGGGAGATTCTCGACGGCTCGAACGCCAAGTGCGGCTCCTACACCGGCACCCAGGGCGGAGGGCCTTTCAAGCTGGATTCGGTGCTGGATTATCCGCTCTACTTCGCGGTCAACAACGTGTTCGCCACAGCCTCGGGCAGCACCTCGCAGATCGAAAGCCGTTATGCCGCCCTCGCCGCTAACTATGATGCTTCGGCCCGCAACCGCTTGGTGACGTTTCTGGACAATCACGACCAGGAGCGTTTTCTCAGTTCGGGCAAGGCCAACAACAACACGGAGCGGCTCAAGGTCGCCCTGGCTTTTCTCTACACCGCCCGCGGCATTCCTTGCCTGTATTACGGCACGGAGCAGGCCTTCAACGGGGGCAATGATCCTTACGATCGAGAAGACATGTTCGACGGCCAATTCGAGCAAGGCCCCTCGCTGGGCGACAACTTCAACATGGCGCACCCGCTGTTCCAGTGGGTCGCGCGGTTGAACAATTTCCGCCGACTCTATCCTGCGCTGCTCACGGGTTCCCATGTGAACCTTTGGAACGACCCAGACGGTCCGGGGCTGTTTGCCTATGCTCGCCGGCTTGGCACGCAAGAGGTCCTTGTGGTGTTGAACACCGCGACCTCAAGTCAAACACTCCCGGCCCGCTCTACGGTCTATCCGGCGGGCACCACGCTGGTAAATCTGCTCGACACCAACGAGACTACCACCGTGACCGCCGGGCCGCAGACGCCATCCATCTCGGTGCCGGGCATGTCGGCCAAGTTGTTCCTCGCGGAATCGCAGTGGGCCCTGCTCGATCCCGTGGTCACCAGCATCACTCCGGCGCACGATTCTACGGACGCCGCCACGGTTGCGCCCGTTGTCATCCGGTTTAGCCAGCCGATGAGCACCGGCAGCGTTGTGTCCGCGTTCTCGACGCTGCCGGCTGTGAGCGGCGCATTCTCGTGGTCATCAGCCAACGACACCTTGACCTTTACCCCCGCAGGCGCGGGGTTTCCTGCCCAGACCTTCGTTACTGTGCGTCTGGCTGCCACCGCGCAGGGTGCGGAGTCTGGCAAGGCCTTTCACGCCGGCTTCGAGGCCCGCTACAGGACTGGCACCTCGACCTATATTGATCTTACGCCGCCAACGGTTCTGATTCAGACCCCGACTAATGAGAGCTTGGTGGGCGGGAATCTCACAGTTACCGGCACGGCCGCTGACAACTTCGCCGTCCAGAAGGTCGAGGTCCGATTGGACACCAACGCGTGGGTCTTGGCTTCCGGCACCAATACGTGGAGTTGCCTCCTGAGTACTTCCAACTTCCTGAATGGCTCCCATCTCCTTGCCGTGCGCGCGGCAGACTCGTCCGGCAATATCTCGGCTACCAACTCTGTGAACGTCCGGTTCTTGAATGTGCCCGGCGACTACCTCCAGCGCATCAGCGGCGGCAATTCCTCGAACGTTACGGACTGCGCCGGCAATGTCTGGATGCGTGATCAGGCTTATAGCGTTGGCTCCTGCGGACATTTGGGTGGCACGACCGGCGTGCTCGTTAACACGATTAGCGGCGTATGCGCCGCCGCGCAATCGCTTTACCAGCGGGAGCGGTATAGCACATCATCAGAGGGGTTCTACTACCAGTTTGATTGCCCGGTGGGGACCTATGAAGTCACAATGCTTGAAGCCGAGACTTACTGGAGCAGCGCTGGCCAGCGGGTCTTCGACGCCTATATCCAGGGGCGGCAGGTGCTGACTGACTTTGACATTTATGCCACCGCCGGCGGGATGAACTTGCCGTTGACCCTGGTCTTCACCAATGCCGTCACCAACGCCCAGCTAAAAGTGCTGTTCACTCCGGTCGTGGACAACGCTCGCGTCTCCGGTATCCAGGTCCGCAAGCTTGCCGACCTCTACAGCGGCAACGATAGCATTCCCGACTGGTGGCGGCTGGCGTTCTTCGATCACGCGATCGGTCAGGCTGAGGACTTCTCCCGGGCGGGCGATGATGCCGACGGCGATGGTCTGTCCAACCTGGCCGAGTTTGTCGCCGGGACGAACCCGCGGGATGACACCTCCAGCTTCAAGATCACCGGGTTCGTTCAGGCCGCCGGCGAAGCGCAGTTAGCCTGGACCGCACGCGCGGGGAGGACATATCAGTTGCTGCAGAGCGACGGTTTGGGCGAGTCGGCGACCTGGAGCAACTTCGGCGCCGCCCTCGCCGGCGTGGATGGTGTGCTTACACAAGCCGTTGGCGCCGCCACGGGCGCGTCCCGTTTCTTCCGCGTCCAGGTGCGCTGA
- a CDS encoding nucleotidyltransferase family protein, with protein MPSARRKFSFGVVLLAAGASRRMGKPKLLLPWGGTSVIGHLIGQWQALGAVQVAVVCATGDSAMEAELDRLGFSAKDRIRNPAPERGMLSSVQCAARWPGWVSTLTHWAIVLGDQPQIRRDTLRQVLDFSAGHPASVCQPACRGHGRHPVMLPKAVFGQVAGSRAAHLKEFLTVSQQAVALCELDDPGMDLDIDWPEDYRSALKQAGFSL; from the coding sequence ATGCCATCCGCCAGACGCAAGTTCTCGTTTGGAGTGGTGCTCCTGGCAGCAGGCGCATCCAGGCGAATGGGCAAGCCCAAGCTGCTGCTGCCTTGGGGTGGGACTTCCGTCATTGGCCACTTGATCGGGCAATGGCAAGCCCTGGGTGCCGTCCAGGTGGCTGTGGTGTGCGCCACCGGCGACTCGGCCATGGAGGCGGAGTTGGATCGGCTTGGCTTTTCGGCCAAAGACCGGATTCGCAACCCGGCTCCCGAGCGCGGCATGTTGAGTTCGGTCCAATGCGCGGCACGATGGCCAGGATGGGTGAGCACTCTGACTCACTGGGCTATTGTTCTGGGCGACCAGCCGCAAATCCGGCGGGATACTCTGCGGCAGGTGCTTGATTTCAGCGCCGGGCATCCTGCCAGCGTCTGCCAGCCCGCCTGTCGTGGTCATGGGCGTCACCCGGTTATGCTACCCAAGGCCGTGTTCGGGCAGGTGGCCGGTTCGAGGGCGGCGCATCTAAAGGAATTCCTCACCGTTAGCCAACAGGCTGTGGCCCTTTGCGAGCTGGACGATCCCGGGATGGACCTGGACATTGACTGGCCGGAGGACTACCGGAGTGCCCTAAAGCAGGCCGGCTTTTCCCTTTAA
- a CDS encoding RNA polymerase sigma factor, producing MREAAISDADRFLALLKPIERELETYCRRLIWEPQEAPDALQNAVLRAFKAFDRYHEYASFRAWMFKILTHEAFALNRKHARIARHEFQLEPEELAELPLPGGPDRDGGQPLSATALDDTLEPPLAAGLKALTDTERAVLLLRAIGDLRYREISESLGIPLGSVMGNLARARQKMRACLERAERRTALLKESQI from the coding sequence ATGCGTGAAGCCGCCATATCCGACGCGGACCGTTTCCTGGCGCTGCTCAAGCCAATCGAGCGCGAATTGGAAACGTACTGTCGGCGGCTGATCTGGGAACCCCAGGAGGCTCCCGACGCCCTTCAAAACGCCGTCCTGCGCGCGTTTAAGGCCTTCGATAGATACCACGAATATGCCAGCTTCCGGGCCTGGATGTTCAAGATACTGACACACGAAGCCTTCGCCCTGAACCGGAAGCATGCCCGGATTGCCCGCCACGAGTTCCAGCTTGAGCCGGAGGAGTTGGCTGAACTGCCACTGCCCGGTGGGCCGGACCGAGACGGAGGCCAGCCCCTATCAGCCACGGCGTTGGACGACACCTTGGAACCACCCCTGGCGGCGGGGCTGAAGGCGCTGACGGACACAGAGCGCGCCGTGCTGCTGCTCCGTGCCATTGGCGATCTGCGTTACCGGGAGATCAGCGAATCCCTGGGCATCCCATTGGGCAGCGTCATGGGCAACCTGGCCCGTGCCCGGCAGAAGATGCGGGCTTGCCTCGAACGAGCTGAGCGACGAACCGCCCTACTGAAGGAGAGCCAGATATGA
- a CDS encoding zf-HC2 domain-containing protein — translation MKCDESQSLQVPYLDSELDARTTIEIEQHLKSCTKCARLFAMQERLDARVKSCLNQGQRTAALWEQIERSVAAAASATVRRPPSPRPALIELWRAFVTTLGDQLQAGWRRSPGAWAGLTAVWVVILTLNFAARESETRLAAGKQLPHATEVRFAVKQKRLLLAELAFLPQPILTGKSKAPTISPRSERRAQTLNI, via the coding sequence ATGAAATGTGACGAGTCCCAATCATTGCAAGTCCCCTACCTGGACTCGGAGCTGGACGCCAGAACCACAATTGAAATCGAGCAGCATCTGAAGTCCTGCACAAAATGCGCGCGTCTCTTCGCCATGCAGGAAAGGCTGGACGCCCGGGTTAAGTCCTGCCTGAACCAGGGGCAGAGAACTGCAGCCCTGTGGGAGCAGATTGAGCGGTCGGTGGCAGCCGCAGCATCAGCGACGGTCCGGCGCCCCCCCTCGCCCCGCCCTGCCCTGATTGAGTTATGGCGTGCCTTCGTCACGACACTGGGGGACCAATTGCAGGCCGGCTGGCGGCGTTCACCCGGGGCCTGGGCTGGGCTGACCGCCGTCTGGGTGGTGATTCTCACCCTGAACTTCGCGGCGCGCGAATCCGAAACGCGACTGGCGGCTGGCAAGCAACTGCCGCACGCCACCGAAGTGCGCTTTGCCGTGAAACAGAAGCGACTCTTGCTGGCTGAATTGGCCTTTCTGCCCCAGCCAATACTGACCGGCAAGTCGAAAGCGCCGACAATTAGCCCGCGCAGCGAACGCCGCGCACAAACCCTGAACATATAG
- the bamD gene encoding outer membrane protein assembly factor BamD: MAVLCRWILLLIVLLAAEPRLLAATPADRAFDAAVKAFHDTFYDRAEAELADFRQKHPASPRLAEAILLQAQARLQLSNYAGAIELLSAHQNAAGTNADQYLFWIAEARARNGEWRTAGVDFAKVVKEYPNSARRLEAVIGEASARAALARMEPAEWPKVIELLQATNGTFQAAVRAQADAEQLAQGWLLLAEAQLATKAYRSAEAIIQPLAKRLLKPLLAWQWQYLLCRIQQADGRPEAALQGTTNLLAMAADTGQSNLQAESAAFQGGLFEGLGRTNEAIVAYQRNLAQGVPAERQRQALLKITRLYLAHDNIPGATEMLEKFLAQYPEAASADLALLTLGELRLRLHDAGGDSHLNAGATTNAPGSTNGLQLALASFRTLVKKFPKSPLWGKAQLDLGWCYWQEGKLPEAQAAFQAAVECLPFSNDLAAAYYRLADTQFRQADYAGAIKNYQAIIEKFAALPEARTNFFERALCQTVRAGLAANDLATATNALQRVRVWYPDSPDTARAVLLAGQEVSRQGGPAVARRMLLEFAQSAPHTPLLAEVQLALAATYEQEKKWAEAIAQYDGWLAGFTNHAARPRAEYYRAWANFQAGRETNALACFTNLVAQFPTSEFAPLAQWWVADYYFRAGPPAEAEMNYKLLFQNTNWPPSELTYEAQLMAGRAAVARQGWGDARYYFTNLYNNLNGPSLDLRLQALFEHGQALMRVVDPSETNKLANCEEATRAFGRICDDYPTNRLAVRAWAERANCYMQWALARQQYDSLTNALNAFQRVIDSPQADVPARSQAKVGQAIVLGKWAEQKGGEARVMLLKQALSNCVDVVYGNILKDEEVPDQFWTREAGIEAFNLAEAMQAWSQAAGIYRRLTNTVWPQLPASLEKRAFKALEHLEREKASL; this comes from the coding sequence ATGGCCGTCCTGTGCCGGTGGATTCTGCTTCTGATTGTGCTGCTTGCCGCGGAGCCGCGGCTTCTGGCGGCGACCCCGGCGGACCGCGCTTTCGACGCGGCGGTAAAGGCTTTCCACGACACGTTTTATGATCGGGCGGAGGCGGAGCTGGCCGATTTCCGCCAGAAGCATCCGGCCTCGCCGCGCCTGGCGGAAGCGATCTTGCTCCAGGCGCAGGCCCGGCTCCAATTGTCGAATTACGCCGGTGCGATCGAGCTGCTTTCGGCGCACCAGAATGCCGCCGGAACGAATGCCGACCAGTATCTCTTCTGGATCGCCGAGGCCCGCGCCCGCAATGGAGAATGGCGCACAGCCGGGGTTGACTTTGCGAAGGTAGTCAAGGAGTACCCGAACTCGGCCCGGCGTCTGGAAGCCGTCATCGGCGAGGCGTCGGCGCGAGCGGCGCTGGCTCGCATGGAGCCCGCGGAATGGCCGAAGGTGATCGAGCTGTTGCAGGCGACGAACGGGACCTTCCAGGCCGCGGTGCGCGCCCAGGCGGACGCCGAGCAGTTAGCGCAGGGCTGGTTGTTGCTGGCCGAAGCGCAGTTGGCGACCAAGGCTTACCGCTCCGCCGAGGCAATTATACAACCGCTGGCCAAGCGATTGCTCAAGCCGTTACTGGCCTGGCAGTGGCAATACCTGCTTTGCCGCATCCAACAGGCGGACGGGCGGCCCGAGGCGGCGCTGCAAGGCACGACGAATCTCCTGGCGATGGCTGCCGACACGGGGCAAAGCAACCTGCAAGCCGAGAGCGCCGCATTTCAGGGCGGCCTGTTTGAAGGCTTGGGCCGGACCAACGAAGCCATTGTCGCCTACCAGCGGAACCTCGCCCAGGGCGTCCCGGCCGAGCGCCAGCGTCAGGCATTGCTGAAGATCACCAGGCTTTACCTGGCGCACGACAACATCCCGGGAGCGACAGAGATGCTGGAGAAATTCCTGGCGCAGTATCCCGAGGCGGCCTCGGCTGACCTGGCATTGCTCACGCTGGGTGAACTGCGATTGCGCCTGCACGATGCCGGCGGGGACAGCCACTTAAACGCCGGCGCCACGACGAATGCGCCGGGTTCAACCAACGGCCTCCAACTGGCCCTGGCCTCGTTCCGCACGCTGGTGAAGAAGTTTCCGAAGAGCCCGCTCTGGGGCAAGGCGCAACTGGACTTGGGATGGTGTTATTGGCAGGAGGGCAAGCTGCCGGAAGCCCAGGCCGCCTTCCAGGCTGCGGTCGAGTGCCTGCCGTTTTCGAATGACCTGGCGGCCGCCTACTACCGGCTGGCGGACACCCAGTTCCGGCAGGCCGATTACGCGGGTGCGATCAAGAACTACCAGGCCATCATCGAGAAGTTTGCCGCGCTGCCCGAGGCCAGGACGAACTTCTTTGAGCGCGCCCTCTGCCAAACGGTACGCGCTGGATTGGCGGCGAACGACCTGGCTACCGCCACCAACGCGCTCCAGAGAGTTCGGGTCTGGTACCCGGACAGCCCGGATACCGCCCGCGCTGTGCTGCTGGCGGGGCAGGAAGTCAGCCGCCAGGGCGGCCCGGCGGTAGCGCGCCGGATGCTGCTGGAGTTCGCCCAGAGTGCGCCGCACACGCCGCTGCTGGCGGAGGTGCAATTGGCATTGGCGGCTACCTACGAGCAGGAGAAGAAATGGGCGGAGGCCATCGCGCAATACGACGGCTGGCTGGCCGGGTTCACAAACCACGCGGCCCGGCCGCGCGCGGAGTATTACCGCGCTTGGGCCAACTTCCAAGCTGGGCGCGAGACAAATGCCTTGGCGTGCTTCACCAATCTCGTTGCTCAGTTCCCGACCAGCGAGTTCGCCCCGCTGGCGCAATGGTGGGTGGCGGACTACTATTTTCGCGCCGGCCCCCCGGCGGAGGCGGAGATGAATTATAAGCTGCTGTTTCAGAACACGAATTGGCCGCCGTCCGAGCTGACCTATGAGGCGCAACTGATGGCCGGGCGCGCCGCTGTGGCCCGGCAGGGCTGGGGTGATGCGAGGTACTACTTCACAAATCTTTACAACAACCTCAACGGCCCGAGTCTGGACCTGCGGCTGCAGGCCTTGTTCGAGCATGGCCAGGCCTTGATGCGCGTGGTGGACCCGTCGGAAACCAACAAGCTCGCGAATTGCGAAGAGGCCACGCGCGCTTTCGGCCGCATTTGCGATGACTACCCGACCAACCGGCTAGCGGTTCGTGCCTGGGCCGAACGGGCCAACTGCTACATGCAATGGGCGCTGGCGCGACAGCAATACGACTCCCTCACCAATGCGCTCAACGCATTCCAGCGGGTAATTGATTCGCCCCAAGCCGACGTGCCTGCCCGCAGCCAGGCCAAGGTTGGGCAGGCCATTGTGCTGGGGAAGTGGGCTGAGCAAAAGGGCGGTGAAGCGCGCGTCATGTTGCTCAAGCAGGCCCTCAGCAATTGCGTGGATGTGGTTTACGGCAACATTCTGAAAGACGAGGAAGTGCCCGACCAGTTCTGGACGAGGGAAGCCGGCATTGAGGCGTTTAACCTGGCCGAAGCCATGCAGGCCTGGTCGCAAGCCGCGGGCATTTATCGCCGGCTGACGAACACGGTGTGGCCGCAGTTGCCCGCTTCGCTGGAGAAGCGGGCGTTCAAGGCGCTCGAGCACTTGGAGCGCGAGAAGGCAAGTCTCTGA
- a CDS encoding DUF933 domain-containing protein has product MKIALFGIAEIKLGKHNLKDPRLDEAHTLVEADKKTHAQADVIGDDQLLDADAILTSGDAKADLILKDLEFVETRLGRDPHPAERAALERIKGLLESERFLFNAGVSAEDLQAVAAHSFYTTKPITVAAAGDLQNPEALLLRAFAEAGYISFLTVGGKENRAWPIRKGTTAWEAAGTIHSDIQKGFIRAEVISFADFSAAGGETQAKRAGKQRLELKTYVVQDYDVVNFRFNK; this is encoded by the coding sequence ATGAAGATCGCCCTGTTTGGCATTGCGGAGATCAAGCTCGGCAAGCATAACCTCAAAGACCCCCGGCTCGACGAGGCCCACACGCTGGTCGAAGCCGACAAGAAGACACACGCGCAGGCCGACGTGATCGGCGACGACCAATTGCTGGATGCCGACGCCATCCTCACCAGCGGCGACGCAAAGGCGGATCTGATCCTAAAGGACCTCGAATTTGTGGAGACACGCCTGGGCCGTGACCCTCATCCGGCGGAGCGGGCGGCGCTGGAGCGGATTAAAGGGTTGCTCGAAAGCGAGCGGTTCCTGTTTAACGCGGGCGTGAGCGCGGAGGACCTGCAGGCGGTGGCGGCGCACAGTTTCTACACCACCAAGCCGATTACTGTTGCGGCGGCCGGGGACTTGCAGAACCCCGAAGCGCTGCTGCTGCGCGCGTTTGCGGAAGCGGGCTATATCTCGTTCCTGACGGTCGGCGGCAAGGAGAATCGCGCGTGGCCGATCCGGAAGGGGACGACCGCCTGGGAAGCGGCGGGCACAATTCACTCGGACATCCAGAAAGGGTTCATCCGCGCGGAGGTCATCAGCTTCGCGGACTTCTCCGCCGCAGGCGGGGAGACGCAGGCCAAACGCGCGGGCAAGCAGCGCTTGGAGCTGAAGACGTATGTCGTGCAGGACTACGACGTGGTGAATTTCCGGTTCAACAAGTGA